A single region of the Cucumis melo cultivar AY chromosome 3, USDA_Cmelo_AY_1.0, whole genome shotgun sequence genome encodes:
- the LOC103503222 gene encoding ethylene-responsive transcription factor ERF014-like codes for MVKKELGNDDNHSTSVPTSKKKYKGVRMRSWGSWVSEIRAPNQKTRIWLGSYSTAEAAARAYDAALLCLKGSSANLNFPISSSSFAHFHNFLDDNNVMSPKSIQRFAAEAAANTAFFDGIVESNMAGSSDVPPLSPLLSSSSSSSSSFSSTSNSDSFTMSDPSWFNFDDILSPKYVGQMMDWTLFDPPVMDDFYEESDIRLWSFC; via the coding sequence ATGGTGAAGAAGGAATTAGGAAATGATGACAATCATTCGACGTCAGTCCCAACAAGTAAAAAGAAATACAAGGGAGTTAGAATGAGAAGTTGGGGCTCATGGGTTTCTGAAATTAGAGCTCCAAACCAAAAGACAAGAATATGGTTAGGTTCATATTCTACAGCCGAGGCCGCCGCAAGAGCTTACGACGCCGCCCTCTTGTGCCTTAAAGGCTCCTCCGCCAATCTCAACTTTCCAatctcttcatcttcctttGCTCATTTTCACAATTTTCTTGATGATAATAATGTCATGTCTCCTAAGTCCATCCAAAGATTTGCTGCCGAAGCTGCTGCCAACACTGCGTTTTTTGATGGCATTGTTGAAAGTAACATGGCGGGATCTAGCGATGTCCCACCGTTGTCGCCATTGCTttcctcctcctcttcttcttcttcgtctttcTCGTCAACTTCGAACAGTGATTCGTTTACGATGTCGGACCCGTCGTGGTTCAACTTTGATGACATACTTTCTCCTAAGTATGTTGGGCAAATGATGGATTGGACTCTATTTGATCCACCCGTTATGGATGATTTTTATGAGGAAAGTGACATACGTCTCTGGAGCTTctgttga